A window from Onychostoma macrolepis isolate SWU-2019 chromosome 07, ASM1243209v1, whole genome shotgun sequence encodes these proteins:
- the adma gene encoding adrenomedullin a → MQLILQSIFCCCLLATVAPGVDSAKHDLKRSVRLQRSKRDLSLAALRTLDNSQFVRPDDVKDNLRPHSSTDISIRTKRSKNSINQSRRAGCSLGTCTVHVLAHRLHDLNNKLKIGNAPADKINPFGYGRRRRSVPENVMTLRQEGSRLRTVWSSSNSQSRLHKLEALLRRT, encoded by the exons ATGCAACTGATACTGCAGTCAATCTTCTGCTGCTGCCTGCTGGCCACCGTTGCACCCGGTGTGGACAGTGCCAAACATGACCTGAAAAGAAG TGTCCGGCTGCAGAGATCAAAAAGGGATTTGAGCCTTGCTGCACTGAGGACTTTAGACAACAGCCAGTTTGTTAGACCGGACGATGTCAAAGACAACTTAAGGCCACATTCCAG CACTGACATCAGCATTAGGACAAAACGCTCCAAGAACTCCATCAACCAGTCCAGGAGAGCGGGCTGCTCGCTTGGCACCTGCACGGTGCATGTGCTGGCACACCGTCTCCATGACCTCAACAACAAGCTGAAGATCGGGAATGCACCCGCTGACAAGATCAATCCCTTCGGGTACGGCCGGCGGCGAAGGTCCGTTCCAGAGAACGTAATGACACTGCGACAGGAGGGCAGCAGGCTGCGGACGGTGTGGAGCAGCTCAAACTCTCAGTCGCGGCTGCACAAGCTGGAAGCGCTGCTCAGACGGACGTGA